The Listeria welshimeri serovar 6b str. SLCC5334 genome has a window encoding:
- a CDS encoding type 1 glutamine amidotransferase: MIIDVLQHVPHEGPGLIANWAKINQHQLKIHNLFEENTQVPDDSDFLIVLGGPMGINDIAEFPWLLEERALIKRLSKQDKPVFGVCLGAQQIAATFGSEITVNKEKEVGWFPVKRTSSALPFLKESLNVFHWHQDTFSLPANAIRLFSSEGCLNQGFLYGENIIGLQFHFEMEKAGIDTILQIDKEFITQGKYVQKVEIMQKIDVPENNKQMLEAILNYLIK, from the coding sequence TTGATTATTGATGTGTTGCAACATGTGCCGCATGAAGGACCTGGACTTATAGCGAATTGGGCGAAAATAAATCAACATCAGTTAAAAATACATAATTTGTTTGAAGAAAATACTCAAGTTCCAGATGACTCGGATTTTTTAATTGTTCTTGGTGGACCGATGGGAATAAATGATATAGCAGAATTCCCGTGGTTACTAGAAGAACGAGCCTTAATAAAACGATTAAGCAAACAAGATAAACCTGTTTTTGGTGTGTGCCTTGGAGCCCAGCAAATCGCAGCCACATTTGGAAGTGAAATCACAGTAAATAAAGAAAAAGAAGTCGGGTGGTTTCCAGTCAAGCGAACATCCAGTGCATTACCTTTTTTAAAAGAATCGTTAAATGTTTTTCATTGGCATCAAGACACATTTTCTTTACCTGCGAATGCGATACGGTTATTTTCTAGTGAGGGTTGTTTAAATCAAGGCTTTCTATATGGCGAAAATATCATCGGATTACAATTCCATTTTGAAATGGAGAAGGCGGGAATTGACACGATTTTGCAAATTGATAAGGAGTTTATCACACAAGGTAAATATGTGCAGAAGGTAGAAATCATGCAAAAAATAGATGTACCTGAAAATAATAAACAAATGCTGGAAGCGATTCTGAATTATTTAATAAAATAA
- a CDS encoding Lin0512 family protein produces the protein MKQLLFIQTGFGVDVHGQNITKAAERAVRNAIFTNSMPGIEALLPDGDLQNMVVNIKLALPCDADKLDENAIRSIIPYGTVTIEKMAGGMMTTSGIFLEDKEDKNDLMYIVNASVETGY, from the coding sequence ATGAAACAACTTTTATTTATTCAAACTGGTTTTGGTGTTGATGTGCACGGACAAAATATAACTAAAGCTGCTGAACGTGCTGTTCGAAATGCGATTTTCACTAATTCAATGCCTGGGATAGAGGCACTTCTTCCAGATGGCGATTTACAAAATATGGTAGTAAACATTAAGCTAGCATTACCATGTGATGCCGATAAACTAGATGAAAATGCCATTCGTTCGATTATCCCATACGGTACTGTCACAATTGAAAAAATGGCCGGCGGAATGATGACAACTAGCGGAATTTTCTTAGAGGACAAAGAAGATAAGAACGATTTAATGTATATTGTGAATGCTTCTGTTGAAACTGGATATTAA
- a CDS encoding MarR family transcriptional regulator, whose amino-acid sequence MNNEQSMNQQIALFYFGYKAFTETADLIIAKHSLKRLHHRILFFTARMPGLTINELLTFLEISKQALHQPLAELKERQLLTIEQGTRDKRQRCIFLTTTGKELENELGAAQRKQMAEIFAETADINGNYFSEVMAGYAKNRPGAALIKDFKE is encoded by the coding sequence ATGAACAATGAGCAAAGTATGAACCAACAAATCGCTTTATTTTACTTTGGTTATAAAGCTTTTACAGAAACAGCAGATTTAATTATTGCTAAACATTCATTAAAGAGATTGCATCATCGCATTCTGTTTTTTACTGCCCGGATGCCAGGTCTTACAATAAATGAACTTCTAACATTTTTAGAGATTTCTAAACAAGCTTTACATCAGCCACTTGCAGAATTAAAAGAGCGCCAACTACTCACGATTGAACAAGGTACACGTGATAAACGACAACGCTGTATTTTCTTAACAACTACTGGCAAAGAACTTGAAAACGAACTAGGTGCCGCCCAACGAAAACAAATGGCAGAAATTTTTGCTGAAACTGCTGATATCAATGGAAATTATTTTTCAGAAGTGATGGCAGGTTACGCAAAAAACCGACCTGGTGCAGCTTTAATAAAAGATTTTAAGGAGTGA
- a CDS encoding LapB repeat-containing protein, with the protein MKKILKVFLATLCMFLMIYPSISAQAEETSTNVNIPDTNLKTYLNGLLKQASDAPITTDQMATIKSITLSGANYSDLTGLEAASNLETLSINNTSIQTLAPIKNVESLSYLTVGGDNVTDSTFVDLHALVNLKSISISSKNVSHKVFNSFNKLPNLTYLYAQNSMKITDISALASLPALNTLFLQFDGIDDFRPLNDFESFKNGNLKALAAFGQNTGRENPRITLKSGKLDFDEANQTLFLPFSMMPKPLTSFDGTVAPFSKSNSASNTYLGFNDVALPSSRLAITDEGITVSGVTKEEFDNLTEIEYNARYDFPTGSYPTPPNMNSYVVSSGTYDQYFDISHTLDLTADENYDYNQYDAISEEQFLKDVQAKTDDGTAVQSDFNQVVKLDVPAEYTVTLNAENSAGLKADPIKVKVVVHEKPVITADPTISYKQATTTKSVDEFLTEIKSSVTGNGVITSDFDKVVDLTTPGEYTVTLNATNNRGQQADPVTVIVVVTSEENPTKPDTDDKPKPDPEDKPKPTPEEKPKAENSGKEEVFGENSEAAPQENQTEKSSALTTKEQPTQKTVSQFEKNQTESKQTKTNKALPKTGDSGLGAIPVVAVGTLFGLTALVLLRKRNS; encoded by the coding sequence ATGAAAAAAATTCTAAAAGTATTTCTCGCAACCCTGTGTATGTTCCTAATGATATATCCTTCCATCTCAGCTCAAGCAGAAGAAACATCTACTAATGTTAATATTCCTGATACCAATTTAAAGACCTATTTAAATGGATTACTTAAACAAGCGAGTGATGCACCTATTACAACAGACCAAATGGCTACTATTAAATCTATCACACTATCAGGTGCGAATTATAGCGATTTAACAGGTCTAGAAGCAGCATCAAACCTTGAAACACTTAGTATTAATAACACGAGCATCCAAACACTAGCACCAATTAAAAATGTGGAATCTTTATCTTACTTAACGGTTGGTGGAGACAATGTAACAGATAGTACGTTTGTTGATTTACATGCTTTAGTTAACTTGAAAAGTATAAGTATTAGCAGTAAAAATGTTAGTCATAAAGTTTTCAATAGTTTTAATAAATTACCTAACCTAACTTATCTATATGCTCAAAATTCAATGAAAATTACGGATATTTCAGCTCTTGCTTCATTGCCAGCTTTAAATACGCTTTTCTTACAATTTGATGGAATTGATGATTTTAGACCATTAAACGATTTTGAGAGTTTCAAAAATGGTAATTTAAAAGCACTTGCTGCATTCGGACAAAACACGGGTAGAGAGAATCCGAGAATCACATTGAAGTCTGGAAAATTGGATTTTGATGAAGCGAATCAAACCTTATTCTTGCCATTTTCGATGATGCCAAAGCCATTAACTAGTTTCGATGGGACAGTAGCACCTTTTTCTAAATCCAACTCTGCAAGTAATACGTATTTAGGATTTAATGATGTGGCATTACCAAGTTCGCGCCTTGCAATTACTGACGAAGGTATTACTGTAAGTGGCGTAACAAAAGAAGAATTTGATAACCTAACTGAAATCGAATATAATGCACGTTATGATTTCCCAACTGGAAGCTATCCAACTCCGCCAAATATGAATTCTTACGTTGTTTCGAGTGGAACATACGATCAGTATTTCGATATTAGTCACACGTTAGATTTAACAGCGGATGAAAACTATGATTACAATCAATATGACGCCATTTCTGAAGAACAATTTTTAAAAGACGTTCAAGCAAAAACGGACGATGGAACGGCTGTTCAAAGCGATTTTAACCAAGTAGTTAAATTAGACGTACCAGCCGAATACACCGTAACTTTAAATGCTGAAAATAGTGCTGGTCTAAAAGCGGATCCAATAAAAGTAAAAGTAGTTGTTCATGAAAAACCAGTTATCACAGCAGATCCGACAATTTCTTATAAACAAGCCACTACTACTAAATCAGTAGATGAATTTTTAACAGAAATTAAGTCATCTGTTACAGGAAATGGCGTGATTACCAGTGATTTTGATAAAGTGGTAGATTTAACGACACCTGGCGAATATACCGTGACTTTAAATGCAACAAATAATCGTGGTCAACAAGCCGATCCAGTAACTGTTATTGTAGTAGTAACAAGTGAGGAAAACCCGACTAAGCCAGATACTGATGATAAACCAAAACCGGATCCAGAAGATAAGCCGAAACCAACTCCAGAAGAAAAACCTAAAGCGGAGAATTCTGGAAAAGAAGAAGTATTCGGTGAGAACTCTGAAGCGGCACCGCAAGAAAATCAAACAGAAAAATCAAGTGCATTAACAACTAAAGAACAGCCGACTCAAAAAACAGTCAGTCAATTCGAAAAAAATCAAACGGAATCAAAGCAAACCAAAACAAACAAAGCACTTCCAAAAACAGGGGATAGCGGATTAGGAGCTATACCAGTTGTAGCTGTAGGAACATTGTTTGGTCTAACGGCACTGGTGCTTTTACGAAAACGTAATTCGTAA
- a CDS encoding universal stress protein produces MEKYHRILVAIDGSEPAKLAFEKGLELAIKLDGVLGIASIVDLRAFSPNVSYDGSLEEKAELELKASVNEYAEKARLAGVKQVETFVAKGNPKILLSTDIPAEFQADLIICGATGMNRVEKLVLGSVSSYILAHAICDTLIAR; encoded by the coding sequence ATGGAAAAATATCACCGTATCCTTGTTGCAATAGACGGCTCAGAACCGGCAAAATTAGCTTTTGAAAAAGGGCTAGAATTAGCAATTAAATTAGACGGAGTGCTCGGTATCGCAAGTATTGTAGATTTGCGTGCGTTCTCTCCAAATGTTTCTTATGATGGTAGTTTAGAAGAAAAAGCAGAACTAGAGCTAAAAGCAAGCGTTAATGAATATGCAGAAAAAGCAAGGTTGGCGGGTGTGAAGCAAGTAGAGACTTTTGTTGCGAAAGGAAATCCTAAAATATTACTCTCCACTGATATTCCAGCAGAGTTTCAAGCAGATTTAATCATTTGTGGAGCAACCGGGATGAACCGTGTGGAAAAATTAGTTTTAGGTAGCGTTTCTTCTTACATTTTGGCACATGCGATTTGTGACACATTAATAGCTAGATAA
- a CDS encoding histidine phosphatase family protein, with product MKKNIWKLMMVFCALLLIAGCGNDTSTSKADSKEKEKDGTVTFYVVRHGKTMLNTTDRVQGWSDAVLTPDGEKVVTAAGKGLKDVDFGAAYSSDSGRAIQTANLILKESDKSADKKLQTDERFREFNFGSYEGDLNENMWTDIAKSQGKTLEEWQSAGLSPKDFANSVAALDKKRVKEGENWPAEDYATIQARLKEGLTDVAKKESKKGDSNVLLVSHGLSIGALLDTIEPGYKLPSKGIQNASVTKITYKDGKFSIEDVNDMSYVENGSK from the coding sequence ATGAAGAAAAATATTTGGAAATTAATGATGGTGTTTTGTGCATTACTTTTGATTGCGGGTTGTGGTAATGATACTTCTACGAGCAAAGCAGACAGCAAAGAGAAAGAAAAAGATGGCACAGTGACATTTTATGTAGTACGTCATGGTAAAACGATGTTAAACACAACTGATCGTGTACAAGGTTGGTCTGATGCGGTTCTTACTCCTGATGGGGAAAAAGTTGTAACAGCTGCTGGCAAAGGATTAAAAGATGTAGATTTTGGTGCAGCTTATAGCAGTGATAGCGGTCGTGCAATCCAAACAGCAAACCTAATTTTAAAGGAAAGTGATAAATCCGCTGACAAAAAGCTCCAAACAGATGAGCGTTTCCGTGAATTTAACTTTGGTTCATATGAAGGTGACTTAAACGAAAATATGTGGACTGATATCGCGAAAAGCCAAGGGAAAACATTGGAAGAATGGCAAAGTGCAGGACTTTCTCCTAAAGATTTTGCGAATAGTGTAGCCGCTCTTGATAAAAAACGTGTCAAAGAAGGAGAAAATTGGCCTGCTGAAGATTATGCAACTATTCAAGCTCGTCTAAAAGAAGGTTTGACGGACGTAGCGAAAAAAGAAAGCAAAAAAGGCGACTCTAATGTTCTTCTCGTTTCTCACGGACTTAGTATAGGCGCACTTCTTGATACTATCGAACCGGGATATAAACTTCCTTCAAAAGGTATCCAAAATGCTAGTGTCACAAAAATCACTTATAAAGATGGTAAATTCTCGATTGAGGATGTTAATGATATGAGCTATGTCGAAAATGGTTCAAAATAA
- a CDS encoding DUF1304 domain-containing protein translates to MTILAFILTFIVMIEHIYIMILEMFFANTKLASRTFGVEKELLANKKVQTLFANQGLYNGFLAAGLVWGLFFAGAEMAETVQIFFLSCVVVAALFGGATSSKGILVKQGLPAVLALVAVLLV, encoded by the coding sequence ATGACCATTTTAGCATTTATTTTAACTTTCATCGTTATGATAGAACATATTTATATTATGATTTTAGAAATGTTTTTCGCCAATACCAAACTCGCATCGAGGACGTTCGGTGTAGAGAAGGAACTACTTGCGAATAAGAAAGTCCAGACGCTGTTTGCGAATCAAGGGCTTTATAACGGCTTTCTTGCAGCAGGACTTGTGTGGGGATTGTTTTTCGCTGGAGCAGAGATGGCTGAAACTGTGCAGATTTTCTTTTTAAGTTGTGTGGTTGTGGCGGCGCTGTTTGGCGGCGCGACTTCTTCTAAGGGAATTTTGGTTAAACAGGGCTTGCCGGCGGTTTTGGCGTTGGTTGCGGTTTTGTTGGTTTAG
- a CDS encoding DHA2 family efflux MFS transporter permease subunit encodes MQQEATGGQKIRPIPIIASFLMAGFIGLFSETALNMALSDLIQVFDISSATVQWLTTGYLLTLGILVPISGLLLQWFTTRGLFFTAVSFSIAGTLIAALSPTFAMLMIGRVVQAVGTALLLPLMFNTILLIFPEHKRGSAMGMIGLVIMFAPAVGPTISGLILENLTWNWIFWISLPFLIIALLFGMKFMQNVSVVTKPKIDILSIILSTLGFGGVVFAFSSAGESGWGSATVLVSIIGGGIALGLFVWRQLTMEKPLMDLKVFKYPMFTLGLILVFISFMMILSTMILLPLYLQNSLALAAFSAGLVLLPGGVLNGLMSPFTGRLFDAYGPRALVIPGFIVAVVALFFLTRIEVGTSALTIIVLHSVLMIGISMVMMPAQTNGLNQLPRNLYPDGTAIMNTLQQVSGAIGTAVAITIMSAGQKAYMETAQGMGPEQMVASLTAGIQNAFVFGLIMACIGLLCSLFIRKAK; translated from the coding sequence ATGCAACAAGAAGCAACAGGTGGGCAGAAGATTCGTCCGATACCGATTATTGCCTCGTTTTTGATGGCAGGTTTTATTGGACTATTTAGTGAAACTGCTCTTAACATGGCGCTTAGTGATTTGATTCAGGTGTTTGATATTAGTTCAGCGACAGTACAGTGGCTTACGACAGGCTATTTGCTAACGCTTGGAATATTAGTACCGATTTCGGGATTACTTTTACAATGGTTTACGACACGAGGTTTATTTTTTACAGCAGTGAGTTTTTCGATTGCTGGTACGCTTATTGCGGCACTTTCGCCAACGTTTGCGATGTTAATGATTGGACGTGTAGTGCAAGCAGTAGGTACGGCGCTATTACTACCGTTAATGTTTAACACAATTTTACTGATTTTCCCAGAGCATAAACGTGGCTCAGCAATGGGAATGATTGGTCTGGTAATTATGTTTGCGCCAGCAGTTGGTCCAACGATTTCAGGACTTATTTTAGAAAACTTAACTTGGAACTGGATTTTCTGGATTTCCTTGCCATTCTTAATTATTGCACTATTATTCGGAATGAAATTTATGCAAAATGTTTCGGTTGTTACGAAGCCGAAAATTGATATTTTATCGATTATTCTTTCGACGCTAGGTTTTGGTGGAGTTGTATTTGCCTTTAGTAGTGCGGGAGAAAGTGGCTGGGGAAGCGCGACAGTGTTAGTTTCTATCATTGGTGGTGGCATTGCACTTGGACTCTTTGTTTGGCGCCAACTAACGATGGAAAAACCTTTAATGGACTTGAAAGTATTTAAATACCCAATGTTCACGTTAGGACTTATTTTAGTATTTATCAGTTTTATGATGATTCTGTCGACGATGATTTTACTACCGCTATACTTGCAAAATAGTTTAGCACTCGCGGCATTTTCTGCGGGATTAGTGCTACTCCCAGGCGGGGTGCTGAATGGTTTAATGTCACCATTTACTGGGCGTTTGTTTGATGCATACGGTCCACGCGCACTTGTTATTCCAGGATTTATCGTAGCAGTTGTGGCGCTATTTTTCTTAACAAGAATAGAAGTTGGCACATCTGCACTAACAATTATCGTGCTACATTCCGTGTTAATGATTGGGATTTCGATGGTCATGATGCCAGCACAAACGAACGGGTTAAACCAATTACCACGAAATTTATATCCTGATGGCACGGCGATTATGAACACATTGCAACAAGTTTCCGGTGCGATTGGAACAGCTGTTGCGATTACGATCATGTCTGCTGGACAAAAAGCTTATATGGAAACGGCACAAGGAATGGGACCAGAGCAAATGGTTGCTTCACTGACAGCAGGAATCCAAAATGCCTTCGTCTTTGGACTAATTATGGCTTGTATCGGACTTCTGTGTTCGCTCTTTATTCGTAAAGCTAAATAA
- a CDS encoding ROK family transcriptional regulator, translating into MALPRDLKELNKKNIKSILRQQGAMTKAEIADVTGLSVVTVNKLIRDLTESEEILEQDNSVATGGRRAISYQINPNYQLVLVVSLQEKWKKITYSFSVFNLLGEPEFVEDMSGEDLDITALKRNIKDLVCAFPKISCIVMGVPGIEIGGRLRAMDFPLLLNVHLRETVEAEVNLPVLVETDTNAAILGYKNRPVEEENIVGLYYPERFPPGAGLLMNGEILKGRNGLAGEIKHMPLQVDWDNFDFSVDEIKAHIRKMVLLTMSFYDPETIVLYTNFYFGQKDYTEELTAELKQVYPYATLPKIVLSRKFTTDYRIGLLAFGIDYLENNLTDWRI; encoded by the coding sequence ATGGCACTTCCTCGTGATTTAAAAGAACTAAATAAGAAAAATATTAAGTCAATTTTACGGCAACAAGGTGCGATGACGAAAGCGGAAATCGCTGATGTGACTGGGCTTAGTGTGGTGACTGTCAATAAGTTGATTCGGGATTTAACAGAAAGTGAAGAGATTTTAGAACAAGATAATTCGGTGGCGACAGGCGGAAGAAGAGCGATTTCATATCAAATTAATCCTAATTATCAATTAGTATTGGTTGTTAGTTTGCAGGAGAAATGGAAGAAAATTACGTATTCTTTTTCGGTTTTTAATTTGCTTGGTGAGCCAGAATTTGTAGAAGATATGTCTGGTGAGGACTTAGATATTACTGCGCTTAAACGGAATATTAAAGATCTTGTGTGCGCTTTTCCTAAGATTTCTTGTATTGTTATGGGAGTTCCGGGTATTGAGATTGGCGGTAGACTGCGCGCGATGGACTTTCCATTACTTTTAAATGTTCATTTGCGGGAAACAGTGGAAGCGGAAGTTAATTTACCGGTGTTGGTCGAAACGGATACGAATGCAGCGATTTTAGGATATAAAAATCGACCGGTTGAAGAGGAGAATATTGTGGGGCTTTATTATCCGGAGCGTTTTCCACCGGGTGCGGGACTTCTGATGAATGGCGAGATTTTGAAAGGACGAAACGGTCTGGCTGGGGAGATTAAGCATATGCCGCTGCAGGTGGACTGGGATAACTTTGATTTTTCGGTGGATGAAATTAAAGCGCATATTCGAAAAATGGTGCTTCTCACGATGAGTTTTTATGATCCGGAAACGATTGTGTTATATACGAATTTTTACTTCGGACAAAAGGATTATACGGAGGAACTGACGGCGGAATTGAAGCAAGTTTATCCGTATGCGACTTTGCCGAAAATTGTGTTATCACGCAAGTTTACGACAGATTATCGGATTGGTCTTCTGGCGTTTGGGATTGATTATTTGGAGAATAATTTGACGGATTGGCGGATATAA